From one Solanum lycopersicum chromosome 12, SLM_r2.1 genomic stretch:
- the LOC101268551 gene encoding reticulon-like protein B21, which yields MEGGNRSRSKSSRNNGVVATGSVWENRMKLDEVKGGFKVFSNSSIEETPDENDDKDCVFISGSNTQVDKKLDMGPKRENLDVGVVSGKRKTWKTTESFEGNPIQIASKKTDLSKSLDGKSRDLSVSVDGVVGITKKNLKNESFEGNPLQIANKKSDLSKKLDEKCKDLRKNLDEKCKSLSVSVDGVVGITKKTWKSESFEGNPFQIASKRSDLRKNLDEKSKDLSVSADEVCKKAPIQKKKSSELRKLKSDQSVNGNVKKSNLEDSIEIKKTKSEEFGMCEEKFITSNVVSEAESVKKLEKNLENEDDDDDDDEWDDVLEEEIDEGNDKRSVEVKEIRVQEQNKLKKIVIEEKRFQYNNKRQMPITSINMKQSPPTLGNANIHQSATRTKSDEFQSKQHSKLQSLVDLVMWRNVSKSALVFGIGTFVIISSSYTQDLNISFISALAYLGLIYLAAIFLFRSLIHRRAVDVGESSECVVEEEEVMWILKLILPLINEFLLKIRALFSGDPSTTMKMAVLLFLLAKFGNYITIWKLYKLGFFGVFVIPKVCSSYSTQLTSHGTFFIRYIRDAWESCTHKKAIGFAIFTLVWNFSSIIARIWAVFMLYVGFRYYHQTLMREDTINSDDFLQGKISGLKQIGKKSNFMDTRKQKKAF from the exons ATGGAAGGCGGCAATAGGAGTAGGAGCAAATCATCAAGAAATAATGGTGTTGTGGCAACAGGTTCTGTTTGGGAGAATAGAATGAAACTCGATGAAGTAAAAGGTGGATTCAAAGTGTTTAGTAATAGTAGTATTGAAGAAACCCCAGATGAAAATGATGACAAAGATTGTGTTTTTATTAGTGGAAGTAATACTCAAGTAGATAAAAAGTTGGATATGGGGCCAAAAAGAGAAAATCTTGATGTTGGGGTAGTGAGTGGAAAGAGAAAAACTTGGAAAACTACTGAGAGTTTTGAGGGGAACCCAATTCAGATTGCTAGTAAAAAAACTGATTTGAGCAAAAGTTTGGATGGTAAAAGTAGAGATTTGAGTGTTTCTGTTGATGGGGTTGTTGGGATTacaaagaaaaatttgaaaaatgagagcTTTGAGGGAAACCCTTTACAGATTGCTAATAAAAAGTCTGATTTGAGCaaaaaattggatgaaaaatgtaaagatttgagaaaaaatttggatgaaaaatgtaaaagttTGAGTGTTTCTGTTGATGGGGTTGTTGGGATTACAAAGAAAACTTGGAAAAGTGAGAGTTTTGAGGGGAACCCTTTTCAGATAGCTAGTAAAAGATCTGATTTGAGGAAAAATTTGGATGAAAAAAGTAAAGATTTGAGTGTTTCTGCTGATGAGGTTTGTAAAAAAGCCCCAATTCAGAAGAAGAAAAGTTCTGAGCTGAGAAAGCTGAAATCTGATCAGTCTGTTAATGGGAATGTGaaaaaatccaatcttgaaGACTCAATTGAGATTAAGAAGACAAAATCTGAGGAGTTTGGTATGTGTGAAGAGAAATTTATTACAAGCAATGTGGTATCTGAGGCTGAATCTGTaaagaaattagaaaagaatcttgaaaatgaagatgatgatgatgatgatgatgaatgggACGACGTATTGGAGGAAGAAATCGACGAGGGAAATGATAAGAGAagtgttgaagttaaagaaattagagtgcAAGAACAGAATAAGCTTAAAAAGATTGTGATTGAAGAGAAGAGATTTCAGTACAATAATAAAAGGCAAATGCCAATTACTTCAATTAATATGAAACAGTCACCTCCTACTTTAGGCAATGCTAATATTCATCAAAGTGCAACAAGAACCAAATCAG ATGAATTCCAGTCTAAACAACATAGCAAACTACAAAGCTTGG TTGATTTAGTGATGTGGAGAAATGTATCAAAATCAGCATTAGTCTTTGGAATTGGAACGTTTGTAATCATTTCATCTTCATATACTCAAGATCTCAATATCAG CTTTATTTCTGCGCTCGCCTACTTGGGTCTGATCTATCTTGCTGCAATCTTTCTCTTTAGATCCCTCATTCACAG GAGAGCCGTTGATGTTGGTGAATCAAGCGAATGtgtagtagaagaagaagaagtaatGTGGATACTGAAATTGATACTTCCTTTAATAAATGagtttcttttgaaaatcagaGCCCTTTTTTCTGGGGATCCTTCGACTACAATGAAG ATGGCGGTTCTGCTGTTTCTTTTGGCTAAGTTCGGCAACTATATAACTATTTGGAAACTGTATAAATTGG GTTTTTTTGGAGTTTTCGTCATACCAAAAGTTTGCTCTTCTTATTCGACACAGTTAACTTCTCACG GTACATTTTTTATAAGATACATTAGAGATGCTTGGGAATCATGTACTCACAAAAAGGCTATTGGATTTGCAATCTTCACGTTAGTATGGAATTTCTCTTCAATCATTGCCAGAATATGGGCAG TGTTCATGTTATATGTGGGCTTTAGGTACTATCATCAAACCTTGATGAGAGAAGATACTATAAATAGTGATGATTTTTTGCAAGGGAAAATTAGTGGACTAAAACAAATTGGGAAAAAGTCCAATTTTATGGATACAAGAAAGCAAAAAAAAGCATTTTAA